One Chaetodon auriga isolate fChaAug3 chromosome 14, fChaAug3.hap1, whole genome shotgun sequence genomic window carries:
- the LOC143331561 gene encoding formin isoform X1 yields MDSTSDNSDGSGKPAGSILNVFSSFFSRDRSASSNAESAVLMSFTELPDGENPFPESVQTADSEDKLQGKEDMHQDDMTVSSDTRQRAESLETCKESGNQAKTAAKASVDSDLVQVTRVETYSDTENEDETHSSSNMSEKLARTMEHTLPEEDGKKVGRGGEDELKEASEAEYLVPVFRTHKLKERSHIETILHSDRFISRTDSTAVLVSSFSKQGDDCSPKESTTAVSMDVETSGAADKSSTNLGTDETDKYAGMDCSLPIPSVISRHLALDAAGHNTVTASPSKQTEDLDSTQKEEKQRAEAEGTEEPHSSQLSLSIPSSPKTPKVSVQSSSSPEVMSDPAGITNQAMSLSSAPKESPGDIQPSASPASKRTLSPKTSETSTPPPSSTSSPSRGTPLSSPPSFQMPALFSGLRVLKKGAVGEDRETMSEIKQREKDADLALLSLKKTVNKAKLFPEQKITTPAKKHAEPKPVTETKSTVMGQLSQLLNLDNHDGTTKSDDGQDADPNTKKESENGEEAVGEKISDPETTTSSVERKKTSDLAYETFRNIFGPKTVRKEKTEDVDLEAVKKKIKNDKENLRSIFERASKSPSKELKSPTEANTEVMSPTDSEDRTPGRLQAVWPPPKPKDEEDKVGLKYTEAEHQAALLQLKRECKEELEKMHSDFELQIFQLRGENAVSVSHLEGVIAKMQRDRGYNTGQEQREVCDVAVSTADDPILKTCRTVGIQTDRETFIKSPEGDGSGLAQSPTQTMPKKLNLDSIGLNLKAETTPGPPGPPPPPPPPLPGLSGPPPPPPPPPPLPGNMGAPPPPPPPPFPGGGPPPPPPPPPPPGLPGAGPPPPPPPPGCGLPPPPPMGGFSLGQKVEKAPRKPAIEPACPMKPLYWTRIQIQDNNNNTLWGSLEEPNITNTTEFENLFSKATLQPKKKPLSDTYEKKAKTKKIIKLLDGKRSQAVGILISSLHLEMKDIQQAVLTVDNSVVDLETIEALYENRATSDEMDRIMRHYEKSKEDEVKLLDKPEQFLYELSQIPNFAGRAHCIIFQSVFLDTISSLRRKVDIILNVCKNLLECNCLRDVLGLVLAFGNYMNGGNRTRGQADGFGLEILPKLKDVKSRDNHMNLVDYVVLYYLRNFDKHAGTDKSVFPLLEPQDFFQAAQVKFEDLTKDMRKLKKDLTACEKDVQKVCADSSEEHLQPFKEKMEGFISAAQKEHSAEEDRLSAAQKSFQSMVNYFGVKPKSGENDVAPSYVFMLWYEFCNDFKNTWIRQSKNISKERLKEAQENIKKITAEKKVETKKINANSLKERLRQKEASVSSS; encoded by the exons atgGACAGTACAAGTGATAACTCAGATGGATCAGGGAAGCCTGCTGGTTCCATCCTGAATGTCTTTAGCAGCTTCTTCAGTCGAGATAGATCTGCCTCTTCAAATGCTGAGTCGGCTGTGTTGATGTCTTTCACGGAGCTTCCAGATGGGGAGAATCCTTTTCCTGAAAGTGTTCAAACTGCTGATAGTGAGGACAAGCTACAAGGGAAGGAAGACATGCATCAGGATGATATGACTGTTTCCAGTGATACAAGGCAGAGGGCTGAATCACTGGAGACCTGCAAGGAGTCTGGCAACCAGGCTAAAACAGCAGCCAAAGCGTCAGTTGATTCAGATCTGGTCCAGGTCACGAGGGTGGAAACATATagtgacacagaaaatgaggaTGAGACCCACAGCAGCTCTAATATGTCAGAGAAGCTTGCTAGGACCATGGAGCATACCCTACCTGAGGAGGATGGTAAGAAAGTGGGCCGTGGTGGTGAAGATGAGCTAAAAGAAGCCAGTGAGGCAGAGTACCTAGTGCCTGTGTTTAGAACACACAAACTTAAGGAGAGATCCCACATAGAAACTATTCTACATTCAGACAGGTTCATCAGTAGAACTGACTCCACAGCAGTCTTGGTTTCTTCATTTTCCAAACAGGGAGATGATTGCAGTCCCAAGGAGAGTACCACTGCTGTGTCCATGGATGTAGAAACATCTGGGGCTGCAGACAAAAGTAGCACCAACCTGGGAACAGATGAGACTGACAAGTATGCTGGCATGGATTGTTCTCTGCCTATTCCTTCTGTCATCTCCAGACATCTGGCTTTGGATGCTGCAGGTCATAACACTGTCACAGCCTCTCCATCAAAGCAGACAGAGGACTTGGATAGTACacaaaaggaggagaaacaaaggGCTGAGGCAGAGGGTACTGAGGAGCCTCACTCCAGCCAGTTGTCCCTCTCTATTCCCTCCAGCCCTAAGACTCCTAAAGTCTCAGTCCAATCATCCTCCAGTCCAGAGGTGATGTCAGACCCTGCTGGTATCACAAATCAAGCCATGTCACTGTCATCTGCACCAAAGGAGTCCCCAGGTGACATCCAGCCAAGTGCCAGTCCTGCTTCAAAGCGCACACTTTCTCCAAAGACATCAGAGACAAGCACACCACCTCCATCCTCCACCTCATCCCCGTCCAGGGGCACGCCgctctcttcacctccttcctTCCAGATGCCGGCTCTCTTCAGTGGGTTGCGGGTGCTGAAAAAAGGAGCGGTGGGGGAAGACAGGGAGACGATGTCAGAGATcaagcagagggagaaggatGCGGACCTGGCCCTTCTCAGCCTGAAGAAGACAGTAAACAAAGCTAAGCTCTTCCCCGAGCAGAAGATAACCACACCAGCCAAAAAACATGCAGAGCCTAAACCTGTCACAGAAACTAAAAGCACTGTAATGGGACAGCTCAGTCAGCTGCTCAACCTAGACAACCACGACGGGACCACAAAGTCAGATGACGGGCAGGATGCTGATCCAAACACCAAAAAAGAGTCTGAGAATGGAGAAGAGGCTGTGGGAGAGAAGATTTCAGACCCAGAAACAACCACTTCTTCcgtggaaagaaagaaaacttcaGACCTGGCTTACGAAACCTTCAGGAACATCTTTGGCCCCAAAACTgtcagaaaggaaaaaacagaggatGTGGATCTGGAggcagtgaaaaagaaaatcaagaatGACAAGGAAAATCTGAGGTCTATTTTCGAGAGAGCCTCCAAATCCCCCAGCAAGGAACTCAAAAGTCCCACAGAGGCTAAT ACGGAGGTCATGTCCCCTACAGACAGTGAGGACCGGACTCCAGGCCGTCTGCAGGCGGTGTGGCCTCCACCCAAACCGAAAGATGAGGAAGACAAGGTGGGGCTCAAATACACCGAGGCAG AGCACCAGGCTGCCCTCttgcagctgaagagagaaTGCAAGGAAGAGCTGGAGAAGATGCAT TCAGACTTTGAGCTCCAGATCTTCCAGCTGCGAGGTGAAAATGCCGTCTCAGTATCACACCTGGAAGGAGTCATTGCCAAGATGCAAAGAGACCGGGGGTACAATACAGGCCAGGAGCAGCGTGAGGTCTGTGATGTTGCTGTGTCCACTGCAGACGACCCCATCCTCAAGACCTGCCGCACCGTGGGTAtccagacggacagagagacctTCATCAAGAGCCCTGAGGGTGACGGCAGTGGGCTTGCTCAAAGCCCCACCCAGACCATGCCGAAAAAACTCAACTTGGACTCTATCGGACTGAATCTAAAAGCTGAAACGACCCCGGGGCCTCCGGgaccaccacctcctccccctcctcccctacCAGGCCTCTCaggaccaccaccaccaccgcctcctcctccccctttgCCAGGCAACATGGGAGCACCgccaccacccccaccacctcctTTCCCTGGTGGTGGtccaccacccccaccacctccacctccacctcctggtCTACCTGGGGCTggtccacctcctcctccccctcctccaggCTGTGGCCTGCCACCTCCTCCCCCTATGGGGGGCTTTAGTCTTGGCCAGAAGGTGGAGAAGGCCCCTCGGAAACCTGCCATTGAGCCAGCCTGTCCCATGAAGCCTCTGTACTGGACCAGGATACAGATACAGGACAATAA caacaACACACTGTGGGGTTCTCTGGAGGAACCAAACATCACCAATACCACTGAGTTTGAAAATCTTTTCTCCAAGGCCACGCTACAGCCGAAGAAGAAGCCCCTGTCGGACACCTACGAGAAGAAAGCCAAAACTAAGAAG ATTATCAAGCTGCTGGATGGGAAGCGTTCACAAGCAGTTGGCATCCTCATATCGAGCCTGCATCTGGAGATGAAGGACATTCAACAAG CTGTTCTGACTGTGGACAACTCTGTGGTGGATTTGGAGACCATTGAGGCTTTATATGAAAAT AGGGCCACCAGTGATGAAATGGACAGGATAATGAGACACTATGAGAAGTCTAAAGAAGATGAAGTCAAACTGCTGGACAAACCTGAGCA gtttCTCTATGAGCTCTCCCAGATTCCCAACTTCGCAGGCCGAGCTCACTGCATCATCTTCCAGTCAGTATTCCTCGATACCATCTCCTCCCTCCGTCGCAAGGTCGACATCATTTTGAATGTCTGCAAA aatcTGTTAGAGTGCAATTGTTTGCGGGATGTATTGGGTCTTGTTCTGGCCTTTGGGAACTATATGAACGGAGGGAACAGGACCAGAGGTCAGGCGGATGGCTTTGGACTGGAGATCCTCCCCAAACTGAAGGATGTGAAGAGCAGG GACAACCACATGAATCTGGTGGATTATGTTGTTTTATACTATCTGCGTAACTTTGATAAG CACGCCGGCACAGACAAGAGTGTATTTCCTCTTTTGGAGCCTCAGGATTTCTTCCAGGCTGCTCAGGTGAAGTTTGAGGACCTCACCAAGGACATGCGGAAGCTGAAGAAAGATCTGACTG cttGTGAGAAGGACGTGCAAAAGGTGTGTGCTGACTCATCAGAGGAACACCTCCAGCCCTTTAAGGAGAAGATGGAAGGATTTATCTCTGCCG ctcAAAAGGAGCACTCAGCTGAAGAGGACCGActcagtgcagcacagaaaaG TTTCCAGAGCATGGTGAACTACTTTGGGGTGAAGCCAAAGTCTGGGGAGAACGACGTGGCCCCGAGCTACGTTTTCATGCTTTGGTATGAGTTTTGCAACGACTTCAAGAATACCTGGATACGACAAAGCAAGAATATCTCCAAGGAGAG gttgAAGGAAGCTCAAGAAAACATCAAGAAGATCACAGCGGAGAAGAAAGTTGAAACCAAGAAGATCAACGCCAACAGTCTG AAAGAGAGGCTGCGGCAGAAGGAAGCCAGCGTGTCCTCCAGCTGA